The Bacteroidia bacterium nucleotide sequence ATTTCAGGAGTGGTAATTTGATATTGTTGATTCGCTTCGTCATTTACCTTTATCTCATCAGCTGTAAGCTCGTATTTGAAGCCTTGCTTGTAAAGAGTATATGCTTGTCTCCAAATATCGTCAACACTCAAGTCTTTTTTATAATCCCAATTTATTCTACCTGTCAATTCAAAACAAAGCCAACGGACACTTCCAGTTTCATCTGTTAAGAATTCTGCTTTATTAGTTGATCCAAAGAAACTGGCACGTCTTGAGGCTGAAGTAGGGCTTTTGTCGTAAGGTCTACGTATTTTAATGGTCTCTTTACTAAACATACTTTTTAGGCTGTTAATTTCAGCTCTTGATAAAGTAGCCAGTTCGTCCATATTGATTATAAAATTTTCACAAAGTGCAATCAAACTATCTTTGTCAGTTGATATATTTTCTGCCATGTATTGTTGCAATATGTTAGGACAAAGCCAGCGAATAAAGGTTGACTTACCGCTGTTTTGTTCTTCGTGAACAAGAATAAGAGCTTGCTTATTAATAACTGTATCATCAATTGAACAAGCAACAGTTCGTATAAGAGCTTTTTTAAAGTGCAAGGCAAATCTTTCCTGATCTGTCACAGAAATGTATTCTGTGAGCTTATGAATGTAATCCTGATCGTTTATTTCATTCCAGGGAGAAAGATTAATAAAATAGTTTTTAAACGGATTGAAACGAGTAACAAAGTCCGATTTAAGTAGTGCCATAAGTTTAGCCATTGAAAATTCAATATGATTGTGCTGAAGAAAACGGTATACATTGTTTTCATTCATTACTGTGAAATTATCCTCAGAATCATTCTTCTTGTATTCAATATCATTTGAGACTTCATTATATCTTAAAGTAAAGACCTCGTCAATGAGATGTTCAACTTTTTCAAATTTTGAGGTTTTAGAATCTTTTATTTCAGGAACCTGATTTAGCTTATCATTTTCAGAATTTGCAATTAATTCTGTATGTTGTTGAATGGCTTTTTTAATTATCAGTTCAAGATCATTTGCTGAATTATTATCAAGAAAATAATCTGAAATATCCTTTCCATTTTCTCCCAATAATTCTTTAGGTAATATTAATTGAGGTAAATGGTATTCCTTACTAAGTTTATTACTCGCATTTATTCCGGCTTCGTCATTATCGAGACATAATACTATATGTGAATATTTCTTTTGGAGTGTTTCTAATTCTTTCTTGTTTAATTTCGTCCCTGCATGATCTATTCCAATAGCTGGAATACAATGTGCATTGGCTGTAATAGTATCTTTTAACCCTTCGACAATTATTATATAATCCGATTGTTCTGGTAATTGATTTAATCCAAATAGATCAGAAAAGGTAGAAGGCTTTTTTCCTAACCAGATATGTTTAAATTTCTTGTCAG carries:
- a CDS encoding toprim domain-containing protein: DKKFKHIWLGKKPSTFSDLFGLNQLPEQSDYIIIVEGLKDTITANAHCIPAIGIDHAGTKLNKKELETLQKKYSHIVLCLDNDEAGINASNKLSKEYHLPQLILPKELLGENGKDISDYFLDNNSANDLELIIKKAIQQHTELIANSENDKLNQVPEIKDSKTSKFEKVEHLIDEVFTLRYNEVSNDIEYKKNDSEDNFTVMNENNVYRFLQHNHIEFSMAKLMALLKSDFVTRFNPFKNYFINLSPWNEINDQDYIHKLTEYISVTDQERFALHFKKALIRTVACSIDDTVINKQALILVHEEQNSGKSTFIRWLCPNILQQYMAENISTDKDSLIALCENFIINMDELATLSRAEINSLKSMFSKETIKIRRPYDKSPTSASRRASFFGSTNKAEFLTDETGSVRWLCFELTGRINWDYKKDLSVDDIWRQAYTLYKQGFKYELTADEIKVNDEANQQYQITTPE